CCCAAAACCGGCAGTCTACTGATGCCGAAACCCGCCGCATCCTTGCACAGCCGAATAGGCAAAACGTGCGACTAGAGTTTGCGTGATTCACCCCAGAAGCCATTGAGCGACTCACCAAATCTGCGATCGCCCTAGTCTTGGCCGGAATTCAAGCACCAACCTCAGGAATATCTGCTCAGCCAGTTGAGTAGGAGAGTTCCCTGATTAGAGGTTCATCCTCTGGCTTAGCAACACCCTCTTGCTCCTTATTCTCAGTTCTGATGCCGAATCAGTAACACCTCAATCAACTGCTGGGCTGTTTTCAGCCGTTGCGGATCCTCTGACTGAGCTACCCAGGCCGCCAATTCATTCAATGACCCATTCACCAAATGGGCAAAGCCTTCCGCATCAACCACCTTAAGATCTCCCGCCGCTACCGCAATCTGAATCGACTCCTGCAGCAAGCCAAACCCACCCTGATCAATTTCCACCAGGGTGTCTGCCGCCAAAACAGCGGGTGCTTCAATAAACACCAGCCGTCGCAACTCCTCCTGCTGAGCAACTTCTAGAAATGCCTGACAGCCAACCACGAGCTGCTCCCAGTTGGTGTCCAGCGGCTCGACGCGGGTGCGGATGTGGGCCGTGATTTCGCCATAGGCTTCGATCACCACGGCCTTGAATACCCCCAGCTTGTCGCCAAACTGGTGATACAGCGCCCCCCGGGTAATCCCCAATTCCCTGATCATTTCCTCGGTGCCGGTGGCGGCATAGCCCTGGGTGGCAAACAGATGCCGTGCCCGATCTAGAATGACGCGGCGGGTACGGCGGGTTTGCTCGGCTTTGGTCAACTTGGGAGACATGGCGATCGCACTCATACATTCAGACAGTATGCATCTTGACAGAGCGAAGAGGAAGGCTCTATTTTGAGATACATACAGATTGTATCTTTTATGGGGATCACCTCAAAGGGGAGTTATGTCGATACTGCTCACAACTCGAAAGGC
This sequence is a window from Leptolyngbya sp. CCY15150. Protein-coding genes within it:
- a CDS encoding TetR/AcrR family transcriptional regulator codes for the protein MSPKLTKAEQTRRTRRVILDRARHLFATQGYAATGTEEMIRELGITRGALYHQFGDKLGVFKAVVIEAYGEITAHIRTRVEPLDTNWEQLVVGCQAFLEVAQQEELRRLVFIEAPAVLAADTLVEIDQGGFGLLQESIQIAVAAGDLKVVDAEGFAHLVNGSLNELAAWVAQSEDPQRLKTAQQLIEVLLIRHQN